From one Lolium rigidum isolate FL_2022 chromosome 4, APGP_CSIRO_Lrig_0.1, whole genome shotgun sequence genomic stretch:
- the LOC124646688 gene encoding uncharacterized protein LOC124646688, with protein sequence MAVAPVPPPPLLASHAAVRAVASRVASYRPISVAGDDHGNHAPQVAALRRGDWVKLICGASFEDAADVRNLSLVYTLAGVDCIDCAADASVVSAVNEGIDVAASIVPSVQRPWVMVSVNDDCRDLHFRKAEFDPEECPPNCSKPCEKVCPADAISLNRVMVGGEHAQSDPVCDKLEGGVIVQRCYGCGRCLSVCPYDRIRAVSYVRDPATTAELLKRSDVDAIEIHTTGKGTDMFSTLWNSLGESVNNVKLVAVSLPNAGESTINFMNVIYTIMQSRVEGYNLWQLDGRPMSGDIGRGATRETVSFAVDLTSLPDRPPGFYQLAGGTNLYTVDCLKKAGLFKARTLPGTTTTQKIGSQEALIGGIAYGGYARKIVGRVLHKIPSQVGCMRIENHPGYLLEALQEALSLVGPVKGYPDLPK encoded by the exons ATGGCCGTCGCGCCggtcccgccgccgcccctcctcgcctcccacgccgccgTACGAGCCGTGGCCTCACGCGTCGCTTCCTACCGACCTATCAGCGTCGCCGGTGACGACCACGGCAACCACGCCCCGCAGGTCGCTGCTCTCCGCCGCGGCGATTGGGTGAAGCTCATCTGCGGCGCCAGCTTCGAG GATGCTGCCGATGTCAGGAATCTCTCCCTTGTCTACACGCTTGCTGGAG TGGATTGCATCGATTGTGCAGCAGATGCATCTGTAGTCAGTGCGGTGAATGAAGGAATCGATGTAGCAGCCTCGATTGTACCATCAGTTCAAAGGCCATGGGTGATGGTTAGTGTAAATGATGATTGTAGAGATCTTCATTTCCGCAAAGCTG AATTTGATCCTGAGGAGTGCCCGCCGAATTGCTCAAAGCCATGTGAGAAAGTTTGTCCTGCTGATGCAATATCACTAAACAGGGTCATGGTCGGAGGAGAACATGCTCAGTCTGATCCTGTATGTGATAAACTTGAG GGTGGTGTCATTGTCCAACGATGCTATGGCTGCGGTAGATGCTTATCAGTTTGCCCTTATGACAGAATAA GAGCGGTGTCCTATGTACGAGATCCTGCTACAACTGCCGAACTGTTGAAAAGGAGTGATGTTGATGCAATAGAAATACATACCACTGGAAA GGGAACCGATATGTTCAGTACTCTCTGGAACAGCTTGGGTGAGTCAGTCAATAATGTGAAGTTGGTCGCA GTTAGCCTGCCTAATGCTGGTGAATCAACAATCAATTTTATGAATGTGATATACACGATAATGCAGTCTCGTGTGGAAGGGTATAATCTTTGGCAG TTAGATGGTCGGCCCATGAGTGGAGACATTGGTCGTGGCGCAACAAGGGAAACAGTTTCTTTTGCTGTTGATTTGACTTCACTACCAGATAGGCCTCCTG GCTTTTATCAGCTGGCTGGTGGCACCAACTTATACACTGTAGATTGCTTAAAGAAAGCTGGTCTTTTCAAGGCTAGGACTTTACCTG GGACAACCACCACTCAAAAGATTGGTTCTCAGGAAGCTCTAATAGGAGGAATAGCATATGGTGGCTATGCTCGCAAG ATTGTTGGAAGAGTTCTGCACAAAATACCATCACAAGTTGGCTGCATGCGCATTGAGAACCATCCAGGATATCTCTTAGAGGCATTGCAAGAAGCCTTGTCCTTAGTAGGCCCTGTGAAGGGTTATCCAGATTTGCCAAAATGA